One genomic segment of Paenibacillus xylanexedens includes these proteins:
- a CDS encoding VOC family protein gives MSQKIWMNLPVKDVVQSTTFFNEIGFHGENVGSERAQLVIGSTTILLFPEATFEKFTGAKTADTSHSAEVIFSIGADSREEVDAFIKKVELAGGTIFGKPGEIDGWMYGAGFADLDGHRWNLLYMDESKIPKN, from the coding sequence ATGTCACAAAAAATCTGGATGAACCTGCCGGTGAAAGATGTTGTGCAATCCACTACCTTTTTCAATGAGATTGGATTCCATGGGGAGAATGTTGGCAGCGAGAGAGCCCAGCTTGTCATAGGCTCAACAACGATTCTCCTGTTTCCGGAAGCAACCTTCGAGAAATTTACAGGTGCCAAAACCGCAGATACTTCCCATAGCGCAGAAGTGATATTTTCCATTGGTGCTGACAGCAGAGAAGAAGTTGATGCTTTTATTAAAAAAGTCGAGTTAGCTGGAGGAACCATCTTTGGCAAGCCGGGTGAAATAGACGGCTGGATGTACGGCGCGGGATTTGCCGACCTGGACGGTCACCGCTGGAACCTGTTGTATATGGATGAGAGCAAAATTCCGAAAAACTAA